In Styela clava chromosome 14, kaStyClav1.hap1.2, whole genome shotgun sequence, the following are encoded in one genomic region:
- the LOC144432038 gene encoding uncharacterized protein LOC144432038, giving the protein MPLTAAERQKRFRERQKAEGKIGEFKLKQKEYVRRSREQSRNKENNLSVKEQNMIKQKRRNAVKMRVAKHRLMKKQAKENHAPFKSALAFAKASARAKRMMRTALPSTPNRQKAVVRKLYWEILDKEQQGNPSTDRKRRTGILESTVNAVADFYRRDDISRQAPGKKDVISIKKDGFTERLQTRHLTSSIAEVYQIFRDEFPHLKIGRSKFAELRPKNVFLSSRLPHNVCLCKYHENFICAINSLHKVIPEFPSYTTNIVNTFVCASPNLECWKNVCMRCKDGAGFKMSWGAVLEGFENKFVSWYVWENSVSDSRLKKVQEEGDVNDLLEHVYQMLPQFLEHSYIKRQQSMRYKLDRDNTLSTSASYSNSEALIQIDFAENYTCVNQDEIQSAHWQQQQISIFTAAAWYGGKNHSMAVVSDYLCHSKEAVIPILSKILSTLPSFIKSVKIWSDGPSSQFKNKYILASLPALESVHNISISWNFFATSHGKGPVDGIGGSVKRYVWNQVRCRKHHVIDAKSFTEATMAIQNIKCMEITREQIKEISYKLDLEKIFAEASSVHGISKIHHMEVKNGQLITSFLTGDINVDAAERSTQGSSVKIGDWVAVRYEGNLYPGEVTCIQNNEFKVSVMERDGKNWKWPITQDSIFYMNTDIVEQLEKPIPINNRGHYVIANFSELEHRVKAILH; this is encoded by the coding sequence ATGCCTTTGACTGCAGCAGAGCGACAGAAGCGGTTCAGGGAGAGACAAAAGGCAGAAGGGAAAATAGGAGAATTTAAGTTAAAACAGAAAGAATATGTACGGAGAAGTAGAGAACAGTCACGAAACAAGGAAAATAATTTATCTGTGAAAGAGCAAAATATGATTAAGCAAAAGCGAAGAAATGCAGTAAAGATGCGTGTTGCCAAACACAGGTTGATGAAAAAGCAGGCCAAAGAAAACCATGCTCCATTCAAGAGTGCTTTGGCATTTGCAAAGGCTTCTGCAAGGGCAAAGCGAATGATGCGTACTGCACTGCCTAGTACTCCAAATAGACAAAAGGCAGTAGTTCGAAAACTATATTGGGAAATTTTGGATAAAGAACAACAGGGCAATCCATCAACTGATAGAAAACGTCGTACCGGTATATTAGAATCTACAGTTAATGCTGTTGCAGATTTTTATAGGCGAGACGATATCAGCCGGCAAGCACCTGGAAAAAAGGATgtgatatcaataaaaaaagatgGGTTTACAGAAAGGCTACAAACACGTCATTTAACATCTAGCATCGCAGAAGTATATCAAATTTTTCGTGATGAATTTCCGCATTTAAAAATAGGACGAAGTAAGTTTGCAGAACTTAGAccaaaaaatgtgtttttaagtTCCAGATTGCCTCATAATGTTTGCCTTTGCAAATATCATGAGAATTTTATTTGTGCAATTAATTCTTTGCATAAAGTGATTCCGGAATTTCCATCGTATACCACAAATATTGTAAACACATTTGTCTGTGCTAGTCCAAATTTAGAATGCTGGAAAAATGTATGTATGCGATGCAAGGATGGTGCAGGATTTAAAATGAGTTGGGGTGCAGTACTGGAAGGTTTTGAAAATAAGTTTGTGAGCTGGTATGTGTGGGAGAATAGTGTCAGTGATTCTAGATTGAAAAAGGTTCAGGAGGAGGGTGATGTAAATGATCTTCTGGAGCATGTATATCAAATGTTACCGCAGTTTTTGGAACACTCGTATATTAAAAGGCAGCAGTCTATGCGTTACAAGTTAGATCGAGATAATACTTTATCAACTTCGGCATCGTACAGTAATAGTGAAGCAttaattcaaattgattttgctgaaaattataCTTGCGTTAACCAAGATGAGATACAGAGTGCACATTGGCAGCAACAGCAAATTAGTATTTTTACAGCTGCAGCGTGGTATGGGGGAAAAAATCATTCAATGGCAGTGGTGTCAGATTATCTTTGTCACTCAAAAGAAGCAGTAATTCCAATTCTGAGCAAAATTTTGTCCACATTACCTAGTTTTATCAAATCTGTCAAAATTTGGTCAGATGGTCCCAGCTCccaattcaaaaacaaatatattttagcgTCTTTGCCGGCCTTGGAAAGTGTGCACAATATATCAATATCCTGGAATTTTTTTGCTACATCGCACGGTAAAGGTCCAGTCGATGGTATCGGTGGTTCAGTTAAAAGATATGTATGGAATCAAGTCCGATGCAGAAAACATCATGTCATTGATGCAAAATCTTTTACAGAAGCTACCAtggcaatacaaaatataaaatgcatGGAAATTACGCGTGAGCAAATTAAAGAGATAAGCTATAAACTGGATTTAGAAAAAATTTTTGCTGAAGCCTCGTCTGTTCATGGTATAAGCAAAATTCACCACATGGAGGTTAAAAATGGTCAACTCATCACATCATTTTTAACAGGAGATATTAATGTGGATGCAGCTGAAAGAAGTACGCAAGGCTCTAGTGTAAAAATAGGAGATTGGGTAGCTGTTCGCTACGAAGGAAATTTATACCCAGGTGAAGTTACTTGTATACAGAATAATGAATTCAAGGTCTCGGTAATGGAGAGGGATGGTAAGAACTGGAAATGGCCAATTACCCAAGATTCCATTTTCTATATGAACACAGACATAGTTGAACAACTGGAGAAGCCGATTCCAATCAACAATAGAGGGCACTATGTTATTGCGAACTTCAGTGAACTCGAGCATAGAGTAAAAGCTATTCTACattaa